The genomic stretch TGTGGTTTTAGTTTAAGGGTGATAAGAAGAAAAACATGGATGAAAAAAGGAAAAAGAAAAAAGGTGAAGGGAGAAAGAAGAAGAGGAAGAGTAAATATCATGGGAGGAATAAGATATTCGGATAAAAAAAGAAGATGTTTTGTAATAAAAAAAGGTGATTCAGAAACGTTTTGTGAACAATTAAAAAAGTTATGGGAAGAAATAAAAAATGAATGGGTAAGTAAGGGAAATGATGAAAAAGATTTTAAAGAATGTGGTCCGAAAATAATCATAATATTAGACAACGCAAGTTTCCATAAAAAAAAGGAAATAGTAGAAAAAATAGAAAAAAATCTACCGAATATAAGACTAGAATATTTACCGGTATATAGTCCAGATTATAACTTAATAGAATTAGTGTGGCATTCGGCAAAGGAATATATAGCTTATAGAAACTTTGAAAATAAAGAACAGCTAGAAAAAACAGTAAATTACTTATTAAATGAAGGAGGTTTAGTAATTAATTGGAGTAAAAAATTTAAGAATAAGGGTGAATTAATCAATGTAAGTTAAATGCGTCTTAGCTTAAGACAGGGAAAAGTAACTAGAATAAACAATGGAAATAAATCAATCTGGAACATAATATTTAACATGAAGATTAAAGATTTTTGATTGCATTGCTATAATTACTCAATGCTAATTATTTATTACTAATTATTATGAGTTTTTTTATAGATAGACGTGCCTACGCTGAAACCTTCGGACCTACAATTGGCGATCGCATTAGATTGGCGGATACAGAATTAATTATCGAAGTTGAGAGAGATTACACAGTTTACGGGGATGAGGTAAAATTCGGTGGTGGAAAGGTAATTCGGGATGGTATGGGGCAATCGGGCATTTCAAGGGCAGATGGTGCAGTAGATACAGTTATCACTAACGCTTTAATTCTCGACTGGTGGGGTATTGTTAAGGCGGATGTAGGCATTAAAGACGGTAAAATTTTCAAAATTGGCAAAGCTGGAAATCCTACTATTCAGCCCAAAGTAGATATTATTATCGGTGCTGTCACAGAAGTTATCGCTGGAGAAGGGATGATTTTAACTGCTGGAGGTATTGACACTCATATTCATTTTATCTGTCCTCAACAAATTGAAACAGCGATCGCATCGGGAATTACAACAATGATTGGAGGTGGTACAGGGCCAGCTACAGGTACAAATGCCACGACTTGCACTCCCGGAGAATGGCATATATACCGAATGTTAGAATCTGCTGACGCTTTTGCTATGAATTTAGGCTTTTTAGGTAAGGGTAATAGTAGTCAACCCGAAGGCTTAATCGAGCAAGTAAAAGCGGGGGCGATGGGTTTCAAACTCCATGAGGATTGGGGTACAACTCCTTGGAGTATAGACACTTGTTTAAGTATTGCTGATGAATATGATGTACAAGTTGCGATTCATACTGATACCTTAAATGAGGCGGGGTTTGTGGAAGATACCATTAACGCTTTTAAAAACAGAGTTATTCATACTTATCATACGGAAGGGGCTGGAGGTGGCCACGCACCAGATATTATTAAGGTATGTGGGCAAATGAATGTTTTACCCTCCTCAACTAATCCTACTCGCCCTTATACGATGAATACCCTCGAAGAACATTTGGATATGTTAATGGTATGTCATCATTTAGATAGAGGAATTCCTGAAGATGTGGCTTTTGCTGAGTCGCGCATTCGCCGTGAAACGATCGCGGCTGAAGATATTTTACACGATTTGGGGGCTTTTAGCATGATTGCTTCTGATTCTCAAGCTATGGGTAGAGTGGGAGAAACCATTATTCGTACATGGCAAACTGCCCATAAAATGAAGGTACAAAGAGGAGTTTTGAACCCCCCTCAATCCCCCCTTGCTAATAAGGGAAGTCTTAATGATAATTTTCGAGCAAAACGGTACGTTGCTAAATATACTATTAACCCTGCTATTACTCATGGTATTGCGGATCATGTAGGTTCGATCGAGGAAGGTAAATTAGCAGATTTGGTGTTGTGGAAACCTGCTTTTTTTGGGGTAAAACCTGAGTTAGTCATCAAAGGTGGCATGATTGCCTATGCTCAAATGGGAGATGCTAATGCTAGTATTCCTACTCCTCAGCCGAGACATTCTCAACCGATGTTTGGTAGTTTTGGCGGTGCGATCGCATCTACTTGTTTAACTTTTGTTTCTCAAATCTCTTTAGAATTAGATATTAAAGGCAAATTAGGATTGAGAAAGCCCACAATAGCAGTTAAAAACACCCGTAATTTGAGTAAGGCGGATATGAAGTTAAATGACTATGCACCAAATATGGAAGTTGATGCAGAAACCTATGAAGTACGAGCAGACGGTGAACTTTTAACCTGCGAACCTGCTAATATTTTACCTATGGCTCAACGTTATTTTTTATTTTAAATTCCAAGATATTCCTATACCTTATCGAGGTGAGGTGCGATCGTGCAGTGCCACCAAAGGCGATCGCTTTATCTAATAATCATACCTTAATTCAGCAATGCCTAAATAGTTAAGCTAAGACGCATTTAACTTACATTGATTAATTCACCCTTATTCTTAAATTTTTTACTCCAATTAATTACTAAACCTCCTTCATTTAATAAGTAATTTACTGTTTTTTCTAGCTGTTCTTTATTTTCAAAGTTTCTATAAGCTATATATTCCTTTGCCGAATGCCACACTAATTCTATTAAGTTATAATCTGGACTATATACCGGTAAATATTCTAGTCTTATATTCGGTAGATTTTTTTCTATTTTTTCTACTATTTCCTTTTTTTTATGGAAACTTGCGTTGTCTAATATTATGATTATTTTCGGACCACATTCTTTAAAATCTTTTTCATCATTTCCCTTACTTACCCATTCATTTTTTATTTCTTCCCATAACTTTTTTAATTGTTCACAAAACGTTTCTGAATCACCTTTTTTTATTACAAAACATCTTCTTTTTTTATCCGAATATCTTATTCCTCCCATGATATTTACTCTTCCTCTTCTTCTTTCTCCCTTCACCTTTTTTCTTTTTCCTTTTTTCATCCATGTTTTTCTTCTTATCACCCTTAAACTAAAACCACATTCATGAGGGGCTGTGTGGCGAATTTAGTTCGCCACTTTAAACGCCCCATCCCAAAACCATACTTGAACTAACTCAGGATTCTCTTTACCTATTTCTATGTAATGTTCTAATTTTTC from Geminocystis sp. NIES-3709 encodes the following:
- the ureC gene encoding urease subunit alpha — protein: MSFFIDRRAYAETFGPTIGDRIRLADTELIIEVERDYTVYGDEVKFGGGKVIRDGMGQSGISRADGAVDTVITNALILDWWGIVKADVGIKDGKIFKIGKAGNPTIQPKVDIIIGAVTEVIAGEGMILTAGGIDTHIHFICPQQIETAIASGITTMIGGGTGPATGTNATTCTPGEWHIYRMLESADAFAMNLGFLGKGNSSQPEGLIEQVKAGAMGFKLHEDWGTTPWSIDTCLSIADEYDVQVAIHTDTLNEAGFVEDTINAFKNRVIHTYHTEGAGGGHAPDIIKVCGQMNVLPSSTNPTRPYTMNTLEEHLDMLMVCHHLDRGIPEDVAFAESRIRRETIAAEDILHDLGAFSMIASDSQAMGRVGETIIRTWQTAHKMKVQRGVLNPPQSPLANKGSLNDNFRAKRYVAKYTINPAITHGIADHVGSIEEGKLADLVLWKPAFFGVKPELVIKGGMIAYAQMGDANASIPTPQPRHSQPMFGSFGGAIASTCLTFVSQISLELDIKGKLGLRKPTIAVKNTRNLSKADMKLNDYAPNMEVDAETYEVRADGELLTCEPANILPMAQRYFLF